A portion of the Patescibacteria group bacterium genome contains these proteins:
- a CDS encoding GIY-YIG nuclease family protein: protein MFFIYILKLRTARYYTGMTNDLKLRFWKHHNGLGPSYTKTRRPLKLVYFEMCDTKREALKRERQIKDYSQKKKEDLIDNMSEERKKQIEHLNETIKTTWKEP, encoded by the coding sequence ATGTTTTTCATTTACATACTTAAACTTAGAACTGCACGATATTATACTGGGATGACCAACGATCTAAAGTTAAGATTCTGGAAGCACCACAATGGCCTTGGCCCTAGTTATACCAAAACAAGAAGACCGTTGAAATTAGTTTATTTTGAAATGTGTGATACTAAAAGAGAGGCCCTGAAACGAGAAAGGCAAATCAAAGACTATAGCCAAAAGAAGAAGGAAGATCTAATCGACAATATGTCAGAAGAAAGAAAAAAACAAATAGAACATCTGAATGAAACAATTAAGACAACTTGGAAAGAACCTTGA
- a CDS encoding glycosyltransferase family 2 protein, producing the protein MDLSVVVPVYNEKETIEEVISRVQALPLEKEIILVDDNSTDGSTEILKKYQEERNIKVVFFSENRGKGIALREGFEHVSGLYTVVQDGDLEYDPRDLVKMYEFAREKNADVVYGNRFWEEGKPEGMAWGNYIFNLVLAKLATVLYGRKINDAATCYKMFRTEFLKSLSLECRGFEFCSEVTAKSRLRGKRIYEVPISYTPRTVCEGKKIRPWHALDFFWALLKYRL; encoded by the coding sequence ATGGATCTTTCTGTAGTGGTACCTGTTTATAATGAAAAAGAAACTATTGAGGAAGTTATTAGTAGGGTCCAAGCATTACCTTTGGAGAAAGAGATAATCTTGGTTGATGATAATTCTACCGATGGTTCAACTGAGATTTTAAAAAAGTATCAGGAGGAGAGAAACATTAAGGTGGTGTTTTTTTCTGAAAATAGGGGAAAGGGTATAGCTCTTAGGGAGGGGTTTGAACACGTTTCTGGTTTGTATACTGTGGTGCAAGATGGTGATTTGGAATATGATCCCCGGGATCTAGTAAAGATGTATGAATTTGCCAGGGAGAAAAATGCAGATGTGGTTTATGGAAACCGGTTTTGGGAAGAAGGAAAACCAGAAGGAATGGCTTGGGGAAATTATATTTTTAATTTAGTACTGGCTAAGCTGGCTACTGTTTTGTATGGTCGAAAAATTAATGACGCTGCTACCTGTTATAAAATGTTTAGGACGGAGTTTTTAAAAAGCTTGTCTTTGGAGTGTAGGGGCTTTGAGTTTTGTTCCGAAGTTACTGCCAAGTCCCGATTGCGCGGAAAAAGGATTTATGAAGTGCCTATTTCCTATACACCGCGAACTGTCTGCGAGGGAAAGAAAATCCGCCCGTGGCATGCTCTTGATTTTTTCTGGGCATTGTTGAAATATAGGTTATGA
- a CDS encoding DUF2079 domain-containing protein, protein MDLKLFIRKNFWLILVLIAVGLHLAVALRLAFFWYNNYNIGKFDLGNAAQVVYNTLQGDFFVYTNEFGAQISRLSNHADFILLLFVPFFTIFKTPLVLVVAQCLALSISGVVIYLLAQEFNFSEFASFLFAAAYLFNADVGYLALDAFHGITFAIPFVLLSFYFLDKYSKSLKKRDLIWFLLMAFLVLISKEQTSLFIALLGLYAVFVKKQAKLGWGLFSVGVLWFVGYFFVVSPAFGEARIQSAEVYMQQLGLGAELGVDLRENPFISRYAHLGDSLIDLVTFPIRKPFLFLSAAFDWKYLKRILLPWGFLPLFAPGALILAVPQYLINVLSQGAFMTHRHYGVLHYISLIIPIVAYAAVLGADRVKKLLRKGSYKLEYLPALAVFVFSVFVAWNAENPVVVNPVVIGRSDVLLVVRKWAEEQELERLAALLGGTSSGDGDRESSAASDKEPVTDSGDRDEVGATEEPAKQVLKPRKATSVYILNPRHSGGYDLVFEYLKDKSGSISGPNSLGAKLVFRDNYNFFPLRWRDSKYAVVDLSGPPKFSGSSEKSISQLLRKLLWDLEESDSFGVGLSGNGLVVFENGLSASLYQELEPRVEEDYGWLSRDIVVRNFSAPEEVMKGEEFSFELGWRCSFADETKPCGNSLGSMPFVALVPNGEKFTSFYDAVYGIFLPLGRDVHLSRFEQTLEIPQNVSPGIYKICLGWYELIPTEMSGNVKLKDAVELGQVIVK, encoded by the coding sequence ATGGATTTAAAATTATTTATTAGGAAAAATTTCTGGTTAATTTTGGTTTTGATTGCTGTTGGACTGCATTTGGCAGTGGCGCTCCGGTTAGCTTTTTTTTGGTACAACAATTACAATATTGGAAAGTTTGATTTGGGTAATGCTGCCCAGGTTGTTTATAACACACTTCAAGGTGACTTTTTTGTGTATACAAATGAATTTGGTGCGCAGATCAGCCGACTTTCAAACCACGCTGATTTTATCCTTCTCCTTTTTGTTCCTTTTTTTACTATTTTTAAGACTCCTTTGGTATTGGTTGTTGCTCAGTGCCTTGCTTTATCAATAAGTGGGGTGGTTATTTATCTGCTTGCGCAGGAGTTTAATTTTTCCGAATTTGCTTCTTTTCTTTTTGCCGCTGCTTACTTGTTTAATGCAGATGTTGGTTATTTAGCTTTGGATGCTTTTCACGGTATAACTTTTGCTATTCCTTTTGTGCTGCTTAGTTTTTACTTCTTGGACAAGTACTCTAAGAGCCTGAAAAAGCGAGATTTAATTTGGTTTTTGCTCATGGCTTTTTTGGTGCTTATTTCTAAGGAGCAGACATCGCTTTTTATTGCTCTCTTGGGTTTGTACGCAGTATTTGTAAAGAAGCAAGCTAAATTGGGGTGGGGTTTATTTTCTGTGGGAGTGCTTTGGTTTGTTGGATACTTTTTTGTTGTTTCTCCTGCTTTTGGTGAGGCGCGGATTCAAAGTGCAGAAGTGTATATGCAACAGTTGGGGTTGGGAGCAGAATTGGGGGTAGATTTGCGGGAGAACCCTTTTATTTCTCGTTATGCGCACTTGGGGGATAGTTTGATTGATCTTGTTACTTTTCCTATTAGAAAGCCTTTTTTATTTCTTTCTGCAGCTTTTGATTGGAAGTATTTAAAAAGAATTTTGCTTCCTTGGGGATTTTTGCCGCTATTTGCTCCCGGTGCGCTTATTTTGGCTGTTCCCCAGTATTTGATAAATGTTCTCTCGCAGGGCGCTTTTATGACCCACCGCCACTATGGTGTTTTACATTATATTTCTTTAATCATTCCAATTGTAGCTTATGCTGCTGTTCTAGGTGCAGATAGAGTGAAAAAGTTATTACGGAAAGGTAGTTATAAGTTAGAATATTTGCCAGCTTTGGCAGTTTTTGTTTTTTCAGTTTTTGTGGCATGGAATGCAGAAAATCCTGTTGTGGTTAACCCAGTGGTAATTGGTAGAAGCGATGTCTTGCTAGTGGTTAGGAAATGGGCAGAAGAGCAAGAATTGGAAAGGCTTGCTGCTCTGTTGGGTGGCACGAGTTCTGGTGACGGGGATCGGGAGTCTTCTGCGGCAAGTGATAAAGAACCTGTGACAGATAGCGGTGATCGGGATGAAGTTGGAGCTACTGAAGAACCTGCAAAGCAAGTATTAAAGCCGCGAAAAGCTACTAGTGTGTATATTCTAAACCCCCGTCATAGTGGTGGGTACGATTTGGTTTTTGAATATTTAAAGGATAAATCAGGATCCATAAGTGGGCCAAATTCTCTTGGGGCAAAGCTGGTATTTAGAGATAATTATAATTTTTTTCCTTTACGCTGGCGGGATTCCAAATACGCGGTTGTGGATCTTAGCGGTCCTCCTAAGTTTTCGGGAAGTAGTGAAAAAAGTATTTCTCAACTTTTGCGTAAACTGCTTTGGGATTTAGAGGAAAGCGATTCTTTTGGGGTTGGTCTTTCCGGAAATGGTTTGGTTGTATTTGAAAATGGTTTGTCAGCTAGTCTTTATCAAGAGCTTGAACCACGGGTAGAGGAGGATTATGGTTGGTTAAGTCGCGATATTGTTGTTCGTAATTTTTCTGCTCCGGAGGAAGTTATGAAGGGCGAGGAGTTTAGTTTTGAGCTAGGATGGAGATGTTCTTTTGCAGATGAAACCAAGCCTTGTGGAAACTCTTTAGGATCTATGCCCTTTGTGGCTTTGGTTCCCAACGGAGAAAAATTTACTAGTTTTTACGATGCTGTGTACGGAATTTTCTTGCCACTTGGCAGGGATGTGCACTTATCTCGCTTTGAGCAAACATTAGAAATTCCGCAAAATGTTTCTCCGGGGATTTATAAAATTTGTCTTGGTTGGTATGAACTTATTCCCACAGAAATGTCAGGAAATGTTAAGCTGAAGGACGCCGTAGAGTTAGGGCAGGTAATTGTGAAATAA
- a CDS encoding glycosyltransferase family 39 protein: protein MNNSRKTLLLTGFIFLIFFIPRVISLGQSMVSDGGARFWQPRSREFRQAVLEGDWESTYRKYHPGVTVMWLSGFSEHLFEKAAEFKLGRNLRNEPRYEPYRQIALKLPLVFVISAVAAFCFYLLRSVVDTGFAFLALLFLCLEPFFLGISRYVHVSALVGILPFAVLVAAYLYLKKGEWVYLILAGAFFGLSVMTKIVGVVAGVSVFVLFLILRKFWEHFKNKDFWKQYILEMLVFGGIALLVFFLCFPAVWMDVIGVCRRIINEGAMGVAFRGIRPDMIVDSDFTYYLEIFIFRSTPVAVFFFFLSFYYLLSAKESEEKRFSLAALIFYAVTWFALSYPSKLKDRYLVDLYPYTSVLSAYGVWELTKNCGKKLKVVLGCVAVLFYGSIFVRYHPEYSFYYNDALGGAAGREELGLSVKNRGEYYAQVATYLNSSAPEPEICNKNAVVLDRERIPSFKNHFMGKTFSDPSNMPDGYHAHYFVTDARYISQVPETCSLIKEFGPRFYPRHTALYVYDCGKSIDNTYDTSN, encoded by the coding sequence GTGAACAATAGCCGAAAGACACTTTTATTAACAGGATTTATTTTTTTAATTTTTTTCATTCCTCGTGTTATTTCCCTAGGTCAAAGTATGGTTTCGGATGGGGGGGCGCGTTTCTGGCAGCCGCGGTCTCGTGAGTTTAGGCAGGCGGTGTTGGAAGGTGATTGGGAATCAACCTATCGCAAATACCACCCGGGGGTAACTGTTATGTGGCTTTCTGGTTTTTCTGAGCATCTGTTTGAGAAAGCAGCTGAGTTTAAGCTGGGACGTAATTTACGAAACGAACCTCGCTACGAACCTTATCGCCAAATTGCTTTGAAGCTGCCTTTGGTGTTTGTAATTTCAGCAGTGGCAGCTTTTTGTTTTTATTTGCTTAGAAGCGTAGTTGATACTGGATTTGCGTTTTTAGCTTTACTCTTTCTTTGTTTGGAACCCTTTTTCCTAGGTATTAGTAGATATGTGCATGTTTCTGCTTTGGTTGGAATATTGCCTTTTGCAGTTTTAGTAGCAGCTTATCTTTATCTAAAAAAGGGGGAGTGGGTTTATCTTATTTTAGCCGGGGCATTTTTTGGCTTATCTGTGATGACTAAAATTGTTGGTGTGGTGGCGGGGGTTTCAGTTTTTGTTCTCTTTTTAATTTTGCGTAAATTTTGGGAACATTTTAAAAATAAAGATTTTTGGAAGCAGTATATTTTGGAGATGCTAGTTTTTGGTGGTATTGCACTTCTGGTTTTCTTTTTGTGTTTTCCTGCTGTGTGGATGGATGTAATTGGTGTGTGTCGGCGAATAATAAATGAGGGTGCTATGGGAGTTGCGTTTAGAGGTATTCGCCCGGATATGATTGTTGATTCAGATTTTACTTATTATTTGGAGATTTTTATTTTCCGTTCAACTCCTGTGGCTGTTTTCTTTTTCTTTTTGTCCTTCTATTATCTTTTGAGTGCTAAAGAAAGTGAGGAAAAGAGATTTTCGCTAGCTGCGTTGATTTTTTATGCAGTGACCTGGTTTGCTCTTTCTTATCCTTCAAAGTTAAAAGATCGGTATTTGGTTGATCTTTATCCATATACTTCTGTTTTATCTGCATACGGGGTATGGGAACTTACCAAGAATTGCGGCAAAAAATTAAAAGTTGTTCTTGGTTGTGTTGCTGTGTTGTTTTATGGTTCTATTTTTGTGCGTTATCATCCTGAGTATTCTTTTTATTATAATGATGCTCTTGGCGGTGCTGCTGGGCGCGAGGAACTGGGGCTTTCAGTTAAGAACCGAGGCGAGTATTATGCTCAAGTTGCTACTTATTTAAATAGCTCGGCTCCGGAGCCCGAGATTTGTAATAAAAATGCAGTTGTTCTTGATCGGGAAAGAATACCAAGCTTTAAAAACCATTTTATGGGTAAAACATTTTCTGATCCTTCTAATATGCCTGATGGTTATCACGCCCACTATTTTGTGACTGATGCTAGATATATTTCTCAAGTGCCGGAGACTTGCTCTTTAATTAAAGAGTTTGGTCCCCGCTTTTATCCTCGGCATACTGCATTGTATGTATATGATTGCGGTAAGTCTATAGACAATACTTATGATACTTCAAATTGA
- a CDS encoding glycosyltransferase family 39 protein: MILQIDKLKSGLDQKRLLILLVFLIFFVPRIVSLGWDLTNIDAHHWRPRMWNFWEGLESGNFGKTYQKYHPGVTLMWISGSSERVFDHLSEFLLGYNTRNLPKWYPYRHFAAKAPLVIVISILGAYCYFVLKKATTSTYALIFSILLSLEPFFLGVSRYLHLSALTSMFMFSSFITLYLYTLEKKRWQFVLSAVFLGLAVLTKVNGVIVAFTNALLLVSSCFDSLDDLGDFSRWKKFFVRGFGYAAISVFVFFALWPAMWVEPLGVVRKMLDKGIGDTAFDSDGAVMLVPTRYLFYFETFFLRSSPITALLFVLSLPLALFSDSDLKNIKKLLLFSLSFLFFSWLFLSIPDKVKDRYLISMYPAFFVYISFALYEILQLVPKRAAVLILFFLGSYYGLTIYRYHPQYSFYWNDAIGGQHGLKALGLPTIRRGEYFYQAAFYINKLSDEPRDKNTVIFNFGMEPCFKFAFYGKTFTSWGFMPDGYHAHYIVTSPEYLDKVPSFCEFKKTFGVRSPNPYPAVRVFECGKKIDNTFEEEDT; the protein is encoded by the coding sequence ATGATACTTCAAATTGATAAACTTAAATCTGGGTTGGACCAAAAACGATTGCTAATTTTGTTAGTTTTTTTAATTTTCTTTGTTCCCCGGATTGTTTCTTTGGGCTGGGATCTTACTAATATTGATGCGCACCATTGGCGGCCAAGAATGTGGAATTTTTGGGAGGGTTTGGAAAGTGGTAACTTTGGAAAAACTTATCAAAAGTATCATCCCGGTGTTACCTTAATGTGGATTTCTGGTAGTTCTGAACGAGTTTTTGATCATCTAAGTGAATTCTTATTGGGTTACAATACTCGTAATCTTCCAAAATGGTATCCTTACCGACATTTTGCAGCTAAAGCTCCTTTAGTAATAGTTATCTCTATTTTAGGTGCCTATTGCTATTTTGTGTTAAAGAAAGCTACAACTAGCACATATGCACTTATATTTTCTATTCTTCTTTCACTTGAACCGTTTTTTCTTGGTGTTAGCCGTTATTTGCATCTTTCTGCGCTAACTTCAATGTTTATGTTTAGTTCCTTTATAACATTGTATCTTTACACTTTAGAGAAGAAGCGGTGGCAGTTTGTGCTATCCGCAGTTTTTTTGGGATTGGCAGTATTGACTAAAGTTAATGGGGTGATAGTGGCTTTTACTAATGCGCTACTTTTAGTTTCTTCTTGTTTTGATTCTCTTGATGATCTGGGCGATTTTTCCAGGTGGAAAAAGTTTTTTGTTCGGGGTTTTGGTTATGCTGCTATTTCTGTTTTTGTATTTTTTGCTCTTTGGCCCGCAATGTGGGTAGAGCCGCTTGGTGTTGTTAGAAAGATGCTGGATAAGGGTATTGGAGATACTGCTTTTGATAGTGATGGCGCGGTTATGCTTGTCCCTACCCGCTATTTGTTTTACTTTGAAACGTTTTTCTTGCGTTCCTCACCAATTACTGCTTTGTTGTTTGTTCTTTCTCTGCCTTTAGCATTATTTTCTGATTCAGATTTAAAAAACATAAAAAAGCTGTTGCTTTTCTCCCTTTCTTTCCTTTTCTTTAGCTGGTTGTTTTTGTCTATTCCTGATAAGGTAAAGGACCGCTATTTAATTTCTATGTACCCCGCGTTTTTTGTTTATATTAGTTTTGCTTTGTATGAAATATTGCAACTAGTTCCCAAGCGTGCTGCGGTTTTAATTTTATTTTTCTTGGGGTCTTATTATGGCTTGACTATTTATAGGTATCACCCACAATATTCTTTTTACTGGAATGATGCTATTGGTGGTCAGCACGGGTTAAAGGCTCTGGGCTTGCCAACAATTCGAAGGGGGGAGTATTTTTATCAAGCTGCTTTTTATATAAATAAACTAAGTGATGAGCCGCGAGATAAAAATACTGTTATTTTTAACTTTGGTATGGAGCCTTGTTTTAAATTTGCTTTTTATGGCAAGACTTTTACAAGTTGGGGTTTTATGCCTGATGGATATCATGCCCATTATATTGTAACCAGTCCTGAGTATTTGGATAAAGTTCCGTCTTTTTGTGAGTTTAAGAAGACGTTTGGTGTGCGTTCTCCCAATCCTTATCCAGCTGTTAGAGTTTTTGAATGCGGGAAGAAGATAGATAACACTTTCGAAGAGGAAGATACCTAA
- a CDS encoding transposase translates to MPYRKTIFHKGGYYHIYNRGVEKRTIFVDYADYKNFTNILRYYLILREKGKESPVLSARMGLSNLGKFREKVSLIAYTLMPNHFHFILKQLDQEKSISNFMRTIGTTYVMYFNQKYERVGSLFQGRFKAREVADDADLLNLSRYIHLNPCQSGIVRNPEDYPWSSYHIYIGNEPNNLINTNPTLDQLPEPKNVEYKKFTEAPITEPEKLNLKYLMLD, encoded by the coding sequence ATGCCTTATCGAAAAACTATTTTCCACAAAGGTGGCTACTACCACATTTACAACCGCGGAGTTGAAAAGCGTACAATTTTTGTAGATTACGCCGATTATAAAAACTTCACAAACATACTCCGATACTATTTAATATTAAGAGAAAAGGGAAAGGAAAGTCCCGTCCTTTCCGCAAGGATGGGACTTTCCAACTTGGGCAAATTTAGAGAAAAAGTTAGTCTAATTGCTTACACACTTATGCCCAACCACTTCCACTTTATCCTCAAACAACTAGACCAAGAAAAAAGCATAAGTAACTTTATGAGAACAATTGGCACCACTTATGTAATGTACTTCAATCAAAAATATGAGCGTGTCGGGTCCCTTTTTCAAGGAAGATTTAAAGCACGCGAGGTAGCAGACGATGCAGATTTACTAAACCTCTCCAGATATATTCATCTTAACCCGTGTCAATCCGGCATAGTTAGAAACCCAGAAGATTACCCGTGGTCCAGCTATCACATTTACATTGGCAATGAACCCAACAACCTAATCAATACCAATCCTACACTGGACCAACTCCCAGAACCAAAAAACGTAGAATACAAGAAATTCACAGAAGCCCCAATAACCGAACCAGAAAAACTCAATCTGAAATATTTAATGCTAGATTGA
- a CDS encoding glycosyltransferase family 39 protein, translated as MKKLKLTQKITLIITLAYSAWVRLQDLGYAEYQGDEILTLDFRYFQGSFIQYLLSRDKGPLQFVINWLTYNLTGTWEEWIIRLPYALAGIAFVYVLFEVTRKLTKNNWAGILSAALAGTNGLFIAFSRITQYQAFVQLLLGLIILFLLAVENKKAGQGKEPGSKTGPRTWFWGIGQLPLAGSLFGIANIKSKPGDSPAAAGEAPGASLTAAPGAGECGYFCLAGLLFGIAVLAHYDALTFLAFICFYFGKDLISRVILRSESPNDEESPATKDHLQQSTQHTAEDSSASQQPGRPQNDCNSIKLGFWKKKALAFFTPFLILTASFYVPFFLNSTAGETSNYLQRRVLGSGFMPRTLYSKILMKFYMPKEMIFALVILSCLSLYFIIRNSQFPLLKNTSAFRTPLSAFRKLIPITYYLLPVTLIFTFWFSTQWIKPRGSTLMFYTLTLITLGVLFFTPKIDKIKASLFAWFLASSCFYLFFNKTPRTHVYIIFIPLFILSGYTIAKTFSLLNAKSRAGQGKESGSKTGPRTWFWGIGRAVQLITVLVGIYITTTTLTYNHKIFVEKRPEYMWGSKKVFGREMISIDKNLANKVQGIFGFPHRRGWEKIAKLYKNGCLTGSYSTNEKARIPAFYLGKEPIADQENVFEKDADNIIIVEAPISWYYESLDKTLDSYIELKTYFIANHPITKIYGKESTYPNGKTLCE; from the coding sequence ATGAAAAAACTAAAACTAACACAAAAGATAACACTTATCATCACGCTCGCCTACTCCGCCTGGGTTCGGTTGCAGGATTTAGGATACGCGGAATACCAAGGTGACGAAATTCTTACTCTAGACTTCCGTTACTTTCAGGGCAGCTTTATTCAATACCTCCTGAGCCGCGATAAAGGCCCTTTACAATTTGTTATCAATTGGTTGACATATAACTTAACAGGTACCTGGGAAGAATGGATAATTCGCCTGCCTTACGCCCTTGCTGGTATTGCCTTTGTCTATGTACTTTTCGAAGTTACACGAAAGCTCACAAAAAACAATTGGGCAGGCATACTTAGTGCAGCACTAGCAGGAACTAACGGTCTGTTCATTGCTTTTTCAAGGATTACCCAATACCAAGCCTTTGTGCAGTTGTTACTTGGTTTAATTATCTTATTTCTCCTTGCTGTTGAGAACAAAAAGGCTGGCCAAGGAAAAGAACCAGGTTCTAAGACCGGTCCCAGAACCTGGTTCTGGGGAATTGGGCAGCTTCCACTAGCAGGATCGTTGTTTGGAATTGCAAATATAAAATCAAAGCCGGGCGATTCCCCGGCCGCCGCAGGAGAAGCCCCTGGGGCTTCTTTGACTGCAGCCCCAGGGGCTGGGGAATGCGGCTACTTTTGTTTAGCCGGATTACTCTTCGGAATTGCAGTACTCGCCCACTACGACGCGCTAACCTTCCTTGCCTTTATTTGCTTCTATTTCGGAAAAGATCTAATATCCCGTGTCATTCTGAGGAGTGAGTCTCCAAACGACGAAGAATCCCCCGCGACTAAAGACCACCTACAACAAAGCACGCAGCATACAGCAGAGGATTCTTCGGCCTCCCAGCAGCCCGGGAGACCTCAGAATGACTGCAATTCTATAAAGCTTGGATTTTGGAAAAAGAAAGCCCTAGCCTTCTTCACACCTTTTCTAATTCTAACAGCAAGTTTCTACGTTCCCTTTTTTCTAAACTCCACCGCCGGAGAAACCTCAAACTATTTGCAAAGAAGAGTCCTAGGGAGTGGTTTCATGCCCCGCACCCTTTATAGCAAAATTCTTATGAAATTCTATATGCCGAAAGAGATGATTTTTGCGTTGGTAATTCTTTCTTGCCTTTCTCTATATTTCATCATTCGCAATTCTCAATTCCCTCTTCTCAAAAATACATCCGCTTTCCGCACACCGCTCTCCGCCTTCCGCAAACTAATCCCTATCACCTATTACCTATTACCTGTTACCTTAATTTTCACCTTCTGGTTTTCTACCCAATGGATCAAACCGCGCGGATCCACTTTAATGTTTTACACTTTAACCCTAATTACCCTTGGCGTTCTTTTCTTTACCCCAAAAATTGATAAAATCAAAGCCAGCCTTTTTGCCTGGTTTCTAGCTTCTTCTTGTTTTTACTTGTTCTTCAACAAAACTCCCCGCACCCATGTTTATATTATCTTTATCCCCTTGTTTATCCTTTCAGGTTATACGATTGCGAAAACCTTTTCCCTTCTCAACGCAAAGTCTAGAGCTGGCCAAGGAAAAGAATCAGGTTCTAAGACCGGTCCCAGAACCTGGTTCTGGGGAATTGGGCGGGCAGTCCAACTTATTACAGTATTAGTCGGTATCTATATTACTACTACAACGCTAACCTACAACCACAAAATCTTCGTCGAAAAAAGACCCGAATATATGTGGGGAAGTAAAAAAGTTTTTGGTCGAGAAATGATTAGTATTGACAAAAATCTTGCCAACAAAGTCCAAGGAATCTTTGGTTTCCCACACAGACGTGGTTGGGAAAAGATAGCAAAGCTTTACAAAAACGGTTGTTTAACAGGGAGCTACAGTACCAACGAGAAGGCTCGCATTCCCGCTTTTTACCTTGGAAAAGAACCAATTGCAGACCAAGAAAACGTTTTTGAAAAAGACGCAGATAATATAATTATAGTCGAGGCTCCTATCAGCTGGTACTACGAAAGTCTAGACAAAACTCTGGATAGCTACATAGAACTAAAAACATACTTCATCGCTAACCACCCAATAACCAAAATCTACGGGAAAGAAAGTACATACCCAAACGGCAAAACGCTCTGCGAATAG
- a CDS encoding glycosyltransferase family 4 protein, with protein MKILLISSRFFPFTGGVENVVLNLAKEFKAKGHEVLVIASQMGKAKEKKAQVDGIDVQRVWLNLPRSLLGFLAFPFRFLTGLTNLVRLVSKYNPDIVNYHFPDDSSVYVWLALAAGEAPGASADPAPGAEECGDLFSPNPAPLILNIHGNDLQVFGKKLWYRFFLKKLINRARKIIVNSEYIKEDLTNNFPQAEKKIEIIANGVDQKFFQIGDLLKSKVPSLQKGRDLSPTKSSCTGCPLAQVGACAAAGEAPGASFPQPQRLGNLPCRQAGAAVEKLADPQKLASLSPYILYLGRLVPKKGVDTLIKAYAKVEDELNSNLVIVGDGTSRKELEKLVKVKNLEEKISFVGFKSGIELLQYIQNANFTIIPSYREPFGIVALELAAAGKPIIASKTGGLAEILEDGKTALLFETKNAEELAEEMIRLEKNAELRRNLAENAKEMAKGYRWEAVAETYLETFQGNRSISRSAEKSK; from the coding sequence ATGAAAATACTTTTAATTTCTTCCAGATTTTTTCCTTTTACTGGAGGGGTCGAAAATGTTGTTTTAAATCTGGCAAAAGAATTTAAAGCAAAGGGTCATGAAGTATTAGTTATTGCTTCCCAAATGGGTAAGGCAAAAGAGAAAAAAGCTCAAGTGGACGGCATAGATGTTCAACGAGTCTGGTTAAACTTACCGCGATCACTTCTGGGTTTCCTTGCGTTCCCCTTTCGTTTCCTAACCGGTCTAACCAATCTCGTTCGACTTGTTTCTAAATATAACCCGGACATTGTCAACTACCACTTTCCGGACGATTCCTCGGTCTATGTCTGGTTAGCGTTAGCCGCAGGAGAAGCCCCAGGGGCTTCTGCGGACCCAGCCCCTGGGGCTGAGGAATGCGGCGACCTATTCTCACCCAACCCTGCACCTCTAATCCTCAACATCCACGGCAATGATCTACAAGTTTTTGGAAAAAAGCTGTGGTACCGGTTCTTCCTAAAAAAACTAATTAACCGCGCAAGAAAAATTATTGTTAACTCCGAATACATAAAAGAAGACCTTACCAATAACTTTCCCCAAGCCGAGAAGAAAATTGAAATAATTGCTAACGGTGTTGACCAAAAATTTTTCCAAATCGGAGACCTTTTAAAAAGTAAAGTCCCGTCCTTACAAAAAGGACGGGACTTATCACCCACAAAATCATCCTGCACCGGCTGCCCCTTAGCCCAAGTAGGTGCCTGCGCCGCCGCAGGAGAAGCCCCTGGGGCTTCTTTTCCGCAGCCCCAGAGGCTAGGGAACCTGCCTTGCCGGCAGGCAGGTGCGGCGGTTGAGAAGTTAGCCGACCCTCAAAAATTGGCGAGTCTTTCCCCCTACATTCTTTACCTCGGCCGTCTAGTACCAAAAAAAGGTGTGGATACCTTAATCAAAGCCTACGCAAAAGTAGAAGACGAGTTGAACAGTAATTTAGTTATTGTCGGCGACGGTACCAGCCGCAAAGAATTAGAAAAATTAGTAAAAGTAAAAAACCTAGAGGAAAAAATCAGCTTTGTGGGATTCAAATCAGGGATCGAACTGCTTCAATACATACAAAACGCAAACTTTACAATTATCCCCTCGTACAGAGAACCCTTCGGCATTGTTGCCTTAGAGTTAGCAGCAGCAGGTAAACCAATAATTGCCTCTAAGACTGGGGGCCTCGCCGAAATACTTGAAGATGGAAAAACCGCACTTCTCTTCGAAACTAAAAACGCCGAGGAACTCGCGGAAGAGATGATAAGATTAGAAAAGAATGCAGAATTACGCAGAAACTTAGCAGAAAATGCGAAAGAAATGGCGAAGGGTTATAGGTGGGAAGCTGTTGCAGAAACTTATCTAGAAACTTTTCAGGGCAACAGATCCATTTCGAGGTCTGCCGAGAAATCAAAATAG